CCGTCGAAGGGCCTGCGGAAGAGTCCCCGGACCGTCAGACCCAGCAGGGTGACACACCGGCCGTGGAACTCGAGGGCCTCGAGGGCGAACCGGCCGACGGTTTCAAGCACGCCCATCGGGCCTCGCGTCGGACGGCGCGTCTCGGAAATCGTGGATCAAAGGAGGATCTCCGCCGTCGATGATACGCGGCGCGACCCCCCGGTTCACATCCCCGCGCCTTCGGGCACCTGGGCGAGATCCGAGAAGCGGGTCGTCTCCCCCGACCAGCCCAGGGAGAACCGTCCCGTGGGGCCGTTCCTCTGCTTGGCGATGATGACCTCGCAGACGTTCTTGTCGGGCGTGTCCTTGTCGTAGTACTCGGGCCTCGAGAGGAAGATGACGAGGTCGGCGTCCTGCTCGATGGCGCCCGACTCGCGCAGGTCCGAGAGCTGCGGCTCCTTCTCCGACCCGCGCTGCTCCGTGCGGCGGGAGAGCTGGGCGAGTGCGATGACGGGGACGTCGACCTCCTTGGCGAGGGCCTTCAGCCCGCGCGAGTAGGCGCCGACCTCCTGAGTGCGGTTCTCGTACTTCTGGCGCGAGCCCATGATCTGGAGGTAGTCGACGAAGATCGCGTCGAGCCCCTTCTGCGACTGCTTCAGCTGGAGCGCGCGGGCGCGCATCTCGAGGAGAGAGTTCGACGGCTGGTCGTCGATGTAGAAGCGCGCGTCGCGCATCTGCTGCGTCGTGTAGAAGAGGAACTTCTTCTCTTCCTTCGACAGGCGTCCTTCCCTCAGGCGCTGCAGGTTCACGCGCGCCTCGGCGCACTGGATGCGGAACCCGAGCTGGGGCGCGCTCATCTCGAGGGAGAAGAAGGCGACGCAGTACCCGCTGTGGATCGTCAGGTACGAGGCGATGTTCAGCGCGAACGCCGTTTTCCCCATGCCCGGTCGCGCGGCGAGGATGATGAGGTCGGTCTTCTGGAAGCCCTGCGTCAGGGCGTTCAGCCGCGAGAAGCCCGTCGGCAGGCCCGTCAGCATCGAGCCGCGCGCCTGGATCTTCTGGATCTCTTCCTCGTTCTTCTCGGCGATCTCGGAGAGGCGGACGAAGCCGCCCCTCAGGCTCCCCTTGGCGATGTCGACGAGCTCCTGCTGGGCCGCCTCGAGGACGGCCTGCGCGTCGGGGGCGTCGACCGCGGCCCGCGCCGCGCGGCGCGACTGCAGGATCAGCTGCCGGCGGAGCGCCGCCTCGCGGACGAGCTTGGCGTAGCTCTCGACGCTCTCGACGTCCGGGACGTTGTCGAGGAGGCCCGAGAGATAGGCCGTGCCGCCGGCGCGCGCGAGCCGGCCGTGCCTCTCCAGCTCGGACTCGACCATGACGAGGTCGATCGATTCCTTCCGGTCGGAAAGGGCGAGGCACGCCTCGTAGACGAGCCGGTGCGGCTCGGAGGCGAAATCCTCGGGAACGACGTGCTCCATGACCCGCGTGAGGAGCGCGCCGTCGATCAGGAGAGCGCCGAGGAGGCTCCGTTCCACCTCCGGGCGGGAGGGCAGGGTCTCGAGCTCGGCGGGGACGACGGAAGCCATGGGCCGCCTGTTCTACACCATTCGCACGCCGGAGGGATCAGCGGGGAGAGAGATCGACCTGGGGCCGCCCGGCCTGCCGCCTGCGGGCCGCCGCCGCCCGTGCGACGCTCTCCCAGAGCGGCTCGGCGAGCCGCCGGGCGCCGAGGCTCTTCCCGGCGTCGGCGGGAGTGTGGAAATCGGACCCCGCCGTCTGGAGCAGGCCGAGCGCTTCGGCCTCCGAGGCGAACTCCTCCTCGCGCCCGTCGTTGTCCGGGTGGTAGACCTCGACGCCGTCGAGGCCGAGACCGGCCCCTCTCCGCAGGAGCCCGGCCGGGTCGCGATACCACACGGGGTGAGCGAGAACCGCGAGGCCCCCGGCGCGGTGCACCGTCTCGATTGCCTCTCCGAGGCCCCACTTCGCCTTCGGAACGAACGCCGGGGCACCGTCGCCCAGGAACCGGTCGAACGCCTCTCCGAAGCTCTTCACGACCCCCTTCGCGACGAGTGCGCGCGCCACGTGCGGCCGCCCGAAGGCCCCGGCGCCGACCTCGGCCCTCAGAGCCGGGAGGTCGAGGATCACCCCGAGCTGGGCGAGCCTCGCGACCATCGCCTCGCCGCGCCGGTCCCGCACCTCCCGGAACGAAGCGAGGCGCGCGACGAGGGCCGGCTCGTCCGGATCGAGGAAGAGCCCGAGGAGGTGAACGTCCTCTCCCCCGTCGTCGACGGAGAGCTCGGCGCCGCCCGCGGCCACGAGACCCGTGCCGCTGGCCGCACCCACGAACTCCGGGACACCGTGGACCGCGTCGTGGTCCGTCAGGACGGCGACGGAAAGGCCCGCCCCAACCGCGCGCTGGACGAGCCGGGAGGGCGACTCGACGCCGTCCGAGAAGGTCGAGTGGAAGTGGAGGTCCGCGCCGCCGAACGCCACCCCGGTATCCTACAGGCCGTGAGGAGGAGCCGGGAGCCGGGGGGCGGAAGATCGTTGCCTTTCTGGGCGGGGCCTGTCGTGGCCCTGGCCGCGGTGGCCACTCTCTGGGCCTGCACGGTCCACCACAAGGCGCGGACGGCCGCCATGGCGGCCGACACGACGCGGGGCCTCTCCGTCTGCGTCCTCTTCTTCGACGGCCTTTCGAAGGAGGCCCTCGACCGCGCCGCATCGTCCGGTGACGTCCCGACGCTGAAGGCCGAGATCCTCGATCGCGGGCTGTCGGTCGATACGGCCGTCTCCTCCATCCCGAGCGAGACCTACCCGAACCTCGCGGCTCTCCAGACGGGGCTTTTCCCGGGGCACCACGGGATCCCCGCGAACATCTGGCTCGACCGGCGGCTCCAGATTCGCGAGGCGCACACGAACATCTTCCGCGCCTACTCGTCCGCCGAGTTCCTGACGCCCGACTCCAGGACGATCTTCGAGATGCTCCCGGCCGACTCCGTCGCGGTGACGACTCCGATGGCGCGCGGCGTCTCCGTCCACTCCACCAACCTCGCCACCGTCGTCGCCTCCTACCTGAGGAACGACTGGGCCTTCCTCGACCGCAAGACGATCGACGACCTCGGCGACGCGTACCACGGCGCGCTCTCCGCCGGCGCGCTCCCTTCGATCACCTGGGGACACCTCCTCGGCCCCGACGAAGTTGCCCACTACGAAGGCCCCGACAGCGAAGCGTCCCGCGCGATCCTCCGGGCGATCGACCGGAGCTTCGCCCGCCTCGTGAGACGGCTGAAGCGATGGGGGGTCTACGACCGGGTCCTGTTCGTCCTCGTCGGAGACCACGGGCACGCGGGCTACACCCGATTCGTCGCCGCCGACGAGCTGGTCCACCGGGTCCTCTACCGCTACCCGACCGGCGCCGATTGCACCACCGAGGACTGCGTCCTCGTCACCCTGCCCGAGAAGCGCCCTGGCTCGTACGACGTCGGCGACGCGCAGGTCGTCGTCGGAGCCTACCGGGGCGCCATGATCTGGCTCCCGACGACGCGACCGACGGAAGAGGTGCCACGGGCCGTCCTCAGGGCGCAGAAGCGGAAGGCGAAGAAGCGCCGGGCGGACGGCGTCGCGCCGCCGGTCCCGCCTCGCTCGGACTTCGCCGCCGGGCTCGCGGACCTCCCCGAGATACGCCTCGTCCTCACGCGCGGGCCCGAAGCGGGCTGGGTGGACGTCTACGGCCCGAAGGGACGCGCCGAAACGCACCGCGAAGAGCGGGAGGACGGTGAGAACGTCTACACCTACCGGCTCCTCGAGGGCGAGGACCCCCTCGCGTTTCCCGCTTCGCTCCTGGGCCGGCCTCTCTCTGCCGCCGAGTGGCTCGCCGCGACGGCCGGCACCGAGTACCCGGACCTGCCGGTCCAGGCCGTCGCGTTCTTCGACTCGCCGAGGGCTCCGGACGTCCTCGTCTCGCCGATCGACGGCGTGGGTTTCCGCGCCGGGCGCCTCGGCGGACACGGAGCCCTCTCGCGCGTCGAGGCGGTCGTGCCGCTCGTCTTCGCCGGACCCGGCGTCAGGGCGGGGCGGCTCTTCGCGGCGCGCACGCTCGACCTGACGCCGACACTTCTCTCCTACCTCGGCGTCCCCTACGACGCCTCGGGAATGGACGGGCGCTCGCTCGAGATCCTCACCGAGCCCCTCGGGCCGCCCGCTCCGCTCCCGGCTCCCGAAAGCCTCACTTTCGAGTAGGTTTCAGCGTACGGATCCTGACGGTGTTCGTCGCTCCCTCCAGGGCCGCGGCGCCCGAGACCTCGACGACGGTCGCCTGGGCAAGGCCGTGCGCCCGCAGGACGGCGTCTCCGTTCGCGATCATCCCCTCCACCGACGAGGACGCCGGGATGCAGTACGAGACGACGTTCCTGAGGAGCGTGAGGCGGCGCCGCACCTCCTCGGAGTTCGTGATCGCCACGATCGGGATCCGGGAGTCCTCCTTCGAGAGCAGGCGCGCCGTCCGGCCCGACGCCGTGTAGACGACCATCGCCTGCGCCCCCGCGCGCCGCGCCGCGACGACCGCCATGTCGCAGACGACCGGGGTGTGATCCTCCCCGTCGGAGATCCGGTGAGGAGGCTCGCCGGGCATCGGCCGCTGCGCCTCGGCCACCCGCGCGATCTCGTCCATCGTGCAGACCGCCGCGACGGGATAGGCGCCGACGGCCGTCTCGCCCGAGAGCATCACGGCGTCCGCCCCGTCGTTCACCGCCCCGGCGACGTCCGACACCTCGGCCCGCGTCGGGACCGGGTGCTCGACCATCGACTCGAGCATCTGCGTGGCCACGATGACGGGAACCGACTTCTCGTGTCCCACCCTCAGGATCGCCCTCTGCGCCCCGGGAACCGCCGCAAGGCCGATCTCGACACCGAGGTCCCCGCGCGCCACCATCAGCACGTCGGAAGCGGCGGCGATCTCCCTGAGCGCGCGCACCGCCTCGATCCTCTCGATCTTCGAGACGATCCACGGACGGCGTTGCGGCGGCGCTTGGGCGATCAGGCGGCGGAGAGTCTTCACGTGCTCCACGGTCCGGACGAACGAGAGGCCGACGAACTGGATTCCCGCCTCGAGCCCCTCGCGCAGGTCGCGGCGGTCTTTCGCCGTGACGGCCGGGGCCGAGAGGACGGAGCTCGGGAGATTGACGCCGGCCCCCTTCCTGACCGTCCCGCCGGACAGGACCCGGGCCTTCAGCGCGCCGCTGCCGCGGCTTTCGACCCTGAGCCGGATCAGTCCGTCGGCGATCCGGATCTCGGCCCCCGGCTCGACCTCGGACAGAAGCGCCGGGTAGGTGACGGAGATCTGCTTTCCGGCACCGCGGCGCTGCCCCGGGACGATCTCGACGAGGTCCCCGTCCTTCCAGACGGTCGTGTCTCCCTCGATGGGACCCACCCGGATCTTCGGCCCTCCGAGGTCGAGAAGGATGCCGACGGGGCGTCCCACCACGATCTCGGCGGCGCGGACGAGGGCCACGCGCCGCGCTATGTCTCCGGGCGCACAGTGCGCGCCGTTGAGGCGCACGACATCAACGCCTGCTGCGAGGAGACGGACGAGCTCGCCCTCCCTCTCTGCCCGGGGTCCGATCGTCGCGACGATCTTCGTGGCGCGAGGCTCCCGCGTCGGCTTGGCCATCCGCATCCTCCTGTGAACCGTATGATCTCCCCATGACTTCGAAACCGGAATCCCTGCTCGCCGCGGACCTCGAGGTGCACGCCCCTCGCCCGCCGAGCGATCCCCGGATCGACAGCATCGCTCCCCACGTCCGGGAGATCATCCGGATCCTCGGCCTCTCCCCGGAGACGGATCCCAACCTCGTCGACACCGACCGCCGGGTGGCGAAGATGTACCTCGAGATCTTCTCGGGCCTCGACGAGGGAACCCGCCCGAAACTGACGACCTTCCCGAACGACGAGCACTACACGTCGATGGTCATGGAGAAGGAGATTCCCTTCTACTCCATGTGCGCCCACCACTTCGTGCCGTTCTACGGGCACGGGCACGTCGCCTACATCCCGAACGAGAGGATCGTCGGCCTCTCGAAGCTCCCCCGCCTCCTCGATTTCTTCGCCAGGAGGCCCCAGCTGCAGGAGCGGCTCACCGAGCAGGTCGCCAGGGTCCTCGAAGAGGAGCTGAAGCCGCTGGGAGTCATGGTCGTCATCGAGGCCCGCCATCTCTGCGTCGAGATGCGCGGCGTACGCAAGCCCGGCTCGGTGACGGTGACCTCGGCGATCCGCGGCGTCTTCAGGCAGAAGGCGGTGCGGGAGGAGTTCCTGGATCTGCTGAGGCGACCCGGATAGGCGCCGGGCTCACCTGAGCCAGCCCGGGAAGGCGCCCGCCTTGCGCGCCTCCTCCTGTAGCGCCTCCCATCGACCAGAGGCGCTGCGGTGCTGGGCCCGGGCCTTCTCCGCCACGTCGCGCGCTTCGATGACGCGGATGACGTAGCTGTTCCGCTCGGCCTCGCCCACGCCGAGATACGACCTTTCGGCCGCCGCCAGCTGCGCCTCGGCCGCTGCGAGGTCGCGCTCCGCATCGTCGAAGACCCCGCGCGCAGCCCCCGCTCGTTCCCTCCAGTAGTCCTCTCCGCGGCCGAGGTTGTCGGTCGGGGGCTTCTCTGCCGGAACCGGGGCGGCGGTCGGCGTCGTGCCCGGCGGAGGAGGTGGCTCAGGCGTTCCCATCCTCGCGTTCTCGAGAATCCGCCGGGCCTCATCCCCGCTCGTCTTCATCCGGACCCTGTCGCCGAGGGGAGGCGTCGCGAACGGGCCAGGCGTCGGCCGAACCTTCGGAGCGGCAGCGGCGGCCGCGGCCGCGGCCGCACCCGGCGCATTGGCCCGTCCGGTGGCCTCCGTGTCCACGCGCACGGCCGGGATGGAGACGAGGGTTCCGGAGCCTTTGAGGCGCCCGACGAACCGCCCGTCGCGGTTCTCGGGCGGCCCTTCGAACGTGACCCGGGTACCGTCCGCCTGGACGAGGACCCAGGAGCGGCCGGGCGGCGTCGTCGCGGTCC
The sequence above is a segment of the Holophagales bacterium genome. Coding sequences within it:
- the dnaB gene encoding replicative DNA helicase, which gives rise to MASVVPAELETLPSRPEVERSLLGALLIDGALLTRVMEHVVPEDFASEPHRLVYEACLALSDRKESIDLVMVESELERHGRLARAGGTAYLSGLLDNVPDVESVESYAKLVREAALRRQLILQSRRAARAAVDAPDAQAVLEAAQQELVDIAKGSLRGGFVRLSEIAEKNEEEIQKIQARGSMLTGLPTGFSRLNALTQGFQKTDLIILAARPGMGKTAFALNIASYLTIHSGYCVAFFSLEMSAPQLGFRIQCAEARVNLQRLREGRLSKEEKKFLFYTTQQMRDARFYIDDQPSNSLLEMRARALQLKQSQKGLDAIFVDYLQIMGSRQKYENRTQEVGAYSRGLKALAKEVDVPVIALAQLSRRTEQRGSEKEPQLSDLRESGAIEQDADLVIFLSRPEYYDKDTPDKNVCEVIIAKQRNGPTGRFSLGWSGETTRFSDLAQVPEGAGM
- a CDS encoding PHP domain-containing protein — its product is MAFGGADLHFHSTFSDGVESPSRLVQRAVGAGLSVAVLTDHDAVHGVPEFVGAASGTGLVAAGGAELSVDDGGEDVHLLGLFLDPDEPALVARLASFREVRDRRGEAMVARLAQLGVILDLPALRAEVGAGAFGRPHVARALVAKGVVKSFGEAFDRFLGDGAPAFVPKAKWGLGEAIETVHRAGGLAVLAHPVWYRDPAGLLRRGAGLGLDGVEVYHPDNDGREEEFASEAEALGLLQTAGSDFHTPADAGKSLGARRLAEPLWESVARAAAARRRQAGRPQVDLSPR
- a CDS encoding alkaline phosphatase family protein; the protein is MALAAVATLWACTVHHKARTAAMAADTTRGLSVCVLFFDGLSKEALDRAASSGDVPTLKAEILDRGLSVDTAVSSIPSETYPNLAALQTGLFPGHHGIPANIWLDRRLQIREAHTNIFRAYSSAEFLTPDSRTIFEMLPADSVAVTTPMARGVSVHSTNLATVVASYLRNDWAFLDRKTIDDLGDAYHGALSAGALPSITWGHLLGPDEVAHYEGPDSEASRAILRAIDRSFARLVRRLKRWGVYDRVLFVLVGDHGHAGYTRFVAADELVHRVLYRYPTGADCTTEDCVLVTLPEKRPGSYDVGDAQVVVGAYRGAMIWLPTTRPTEEVPRAVLRAQKRKAKKRRADGVAPPVPPRSDFAAGLADLPEIRLVLTRGPEAGWVDVYGPKGRAETHREEREDGENVYTYRLLEGEDPLAFPASLLGRPLSAAEWLAATAGTEYPDLPVQAVAFFDSPRAPDVLVSPIDGVGFRAGRLGGHGALSRVEAVVPLVFAGPGVRAGRLFAARTLDLTPTLLSYLGVPYDASGMDGRSLEILTEPLGPPAPLPAPESLTFE
- the pyk gene encoding pyruvate kinase translates to MAKPTREPRATKIVATIGPRAEREGELVRLLAAGVDVVRLNGAHCAPGDIARRVALVRAAEIVVGRPVGILLDLGGPKIRVGPIEGDTTVWKDGDLVEIVPGQRRGAGKQISVTYPALLSEVEPGAEIRIADGLIRLRVESRGSGALKARVLSGGTVRKGAGVNLPSSVLSAPAVTAKDRRDLREGLEAGIQFVGLSFVRTVEHVKTLRRLIAQAPPQRRPWIVSKIERIEAVRALREIAAASDVLMVARGDLGVEIGLAAVPGAQRAILRVGHEKSVPVIVATQMLESMVEHPVPTRAEVSDVAGAVNDGADAVMLSGETAVGAYPVAAVCTMDEIARVAEAQRPMPGEPPHRISDGEDHTPVVCDMAVVAARRAGAQAMVVYTASGRTARLLSKEDSRIPIVAITNSEEVRRRLTLLRNVVSYCIPASSSVEGMIANGDAVLRAHGLAQATVVEVSGAAALEGATNTVRIRTLKPTRK
- the folE gene encoding GTP cyclohydrolase I FolE, which codes for MTSKPESLLAADLEVHAPRPPSDPRIDSIAPHVREIIRILGLSPETDPNLVDTDRRVAKMYLEIFSGLDEGTRPKLTTFPNDEHYTSMVMEKEIPFYSMCAHHFVPFYGHGHVAYIPNERIVGLSKLPRLLDFFARRPQLQERLTEQVARVLEEELKPLGVMVVIEARHLCVEMRGVRKPGSVTVTSAIRGVFRQKAVREEFLDLLRRPG